Proteins co-encoded in one Dryobates pubescens isolate bDryPub1 chromosome 4, bDryPub1.pri, whole genome shotgun sequence genomic window:
- the GASK1A gene encoding Golgi-associated kinase 1A, translating to AATPLSGEQVHGERLPVPHTHLWWDQPSSQGQKWQKGVAGAAPPWLSADDLQKMRLLAGGRVVSKVRIPAHGQVLRVGLRATEDAEGDVLPDNPELDCQDGRCGLIKRSRDLYEVLAFHLDRVLGLNRSLPAVARRFTSHLLPYSYTNGSLRPIIWWAPDLQHLEDANNDQNSCTLGWLQYQEMLQSHGPVPATGDVPCSSIPRDEWSRLALFDFLLQVHDRLDRYCCGFQPDPSEPCMEEMLHEKCQNPTELVLVHILVRRSAPSRLVFIDNAGRPQHPEEQLNFRLLQGIDSFPAAAVSTLQSGRLQSLLLESLHMDQELWESQGGAEGLKPLLQTIDRRAHILLQYIQEHNLMVFEDFLH from the exons GCAGCCACCCCCCTGTCCGGGGAACAGGTCCACGGTGAAAGGCTCCCTGTACCCCACACTCACCTGTGGTGGgaccagccctccagccagggtCAGAAGTGGCAGaagggggtggcaggggctgctcccccGTGGCTCTCAGCCGATGACCTCCAGAAGATGCGGCTGCTGGCTGGTGGGCGAGTGGTCTCCAAAGTCCGTATCCCCGCCCACGGGCAAGTCCTGCGCGTGGGGCTGCGGGCCacggaggatgctgagggggaTGTCTTGCCAGACAACCCAGAGCTGGACTGCCAGGATGGGCGTTGTGGGCTCATCAAGCGCTCTAGGGACCTCTATGAGGTGCTGGCGTTCCAcctggacagggtgctggggctgaacCGCAGCCTGCCTGCCGTGGCCCGGCGCTTCaccagccacctcctgccctaCAGCTACACCAATGGCTCCCTGCGACCCATCATCTGGTGGGCACCTGACCTCCAGCACTTGGAGGATGCCAACAATGACCAGAACTCCTGCACTCTGGGGTGGCTGCAATAccaggagatgctgcagtcccACGGACCAGTGCCTGCCACTGGGGAtgttccctgctccagcatcccaCGTGATGAGTGGAGCCGCCTGGCACTCTTCGACTTTCTCCTCCAG GTTCATGACCGCCTGGATCGCTATTGCTGTGGGTTTCAACCTGATCCCTCCGAGCCCTGCATGGAGGAAATGCTCCATGAGAAGTGCCAAAACCCGACAGAGCTGGTCCTGGTTCACATCTTG GTCCGGAGGAGCGCTCCGTCCCGACTGGTGTTCATTGACAACGCGGGCAGGCCACAGCACCCTGAAGAGCAGCTCAACTTCAGGCTCCTGCAAGGCATAGACAG cttcccagcagcagcagtatccACACTGCAGTCAGGCAGgttgcagagcctgctgctggagtcacTGCACATGGACCAGGAGCTCTGGGAaagccagggaggtgctgagggcctgaAACCCCTGCTTCAGACCATCGACAGGCGAGCACACATCCTGCTGCAGTACATCCAGGAGCACAACCTGATGGTGTTTGAGGACTTTCTGCACTGA